One genomic segment of Nodularia sp. LEGE 06071 includes these proteins:
- a CDS encoding efflux RND transporter permease subunit, with the protein MAQLFFRNLRLLLLAIFLIVAWGTVTFQSLPRLEDPELTSRFALVTTFLPGGTTERTESLVTDPIEAKIAEIPEVKSYESTSRAGVSTIAIDLLDSLGKNSVPLVWSRVRDKLREVQGELPNAASEPKLDEGEVRAYALLAALTWEQSDAPNYAILRRRAEVLKNALRSLSGTDEVEIFGAPQEEITVNVNTETLASLGITASELAGQIQQSDAKTSAGQFRGDNTLLYEVQGELDTLNRLQQIPVGCSNCESNREFRLLADIATIEKGIATPPTELAFTAGKAAIAVGVYVQPQYRLDRWAVAAEKAIDSFRADLPKGIQLEIVFDQSRYVTARLNNLIGNLLSGALMLFVICIIMMGWQQALAVQMALPLSVAIALIVMGLLGIPLHQMSVTGLIVALGILVDNAIILVDEMNIRLKAGMSLETAITETVQYLRAPLLGGTLTTVFSFAPIALLPGATGEFVGTIGLNVIVAVLASLLVALTISPAITAKIYQWNHRRSLTTKGMGRWGESGFSHPGLTAWYRRSLQWSLRYPKRAIALTLIFPVLGFTLMTTLSLQFFPPADREQFIVELELPPASSLTQIQQLTQEVEASLRSHSEVQQVYWFLGKSAPKVYYNQLNNRENESSFAGAIVQMNGIAGDRFIRQLQTEFNSAFPNARALVRLFEQGPPFEAPIELRIYGSDVARLQQLSEQVREVLAEVPTITHIRTRLNDVLPQLALDIDEPEARSRGLSRLETARQLQIITEGVNGGTILEDTEEVPVRVRLSNSDRADLSQLQSVNLLTSDRNGYIPLETIGKLSLIPKNAAITRKNGLRVSTVQGYLTAGTLPANALADFRQRLQNSFSLPQGYNLEFGGEEEERNSATGGLLGYGIVLGIALVVTLVLSMNSFALAGLIGIVAILAIGLGGLSIWLFGYPFGFNPIIGTVGLIGVAVNDSITVLTAVKSDPLAQKGDCQAIVETVMHTTRHVLTTTFTTMAGFIPLILGGGGFWPPLAVVIAGGVGGATILALYFIPSAYLLLRPSRAASVR; encoded by the coding sequence ATGGCACAGCTATTCTTTCGCAATTTGCGCTTGCTATTGTTGGCGATTTTTCTGATTGTGGCTTGGGGAACTGTCACCTTTCAATCCCTACCCCGTCTGGAAGATCCAGAACTGACTTCTCGTTTTGCTCTAGTTACTACTTTTTTGCCAGGAGGAACCACTGAACGCACTGAATCTCTGGTAACTGATCCCATTGAAGCCAAGATTGCTGAAATTCCGGAAGTGAAAAGCTATGAGTCCACGTCACGCGCCGGAGTTTCTACCATTGCCATAGATTTACTCGATAGTCTGGGTAAAAATAGTGTACCTTTGGTGTGGTCACGGGTGCGGGATAAGTTGCGGGAGGTGCAAGGGGAATTACCCAACGCAGCCAGTGAACCAAAATTAGATGAGGGAGAAGTGCGTGCCTATGCCCTCCTAGCAGCCCTAACTTGGGAACAGTCTGATGCGCCGAACTACGCCATTTTGCGGCGACGGGCAGAGGTGTTAAAAAATGCCTTGCGATCGCTCTCTGGCACAGATGAAGTGGAGATTTTTGGCGCACCCCAAGAAGAAATCACGGTGAATGTGAATACAGAAACTCTTGCTAGTTTGGGAATTACCGCCTCAGAATTAGCCGGGCAAATTCAACAAAGCGATGCCAAAACTTCCGCCGGACAGTTTCGCGGTGACAATACTCTGCTCTATGAAGTTCAGGGAGAATTGGATACCCTGAACCGTTTGCAGCAAATACCTGTGGGCTGTTCTAACTGTGAATCTAACCGGGAATTTCGCCTTTTGGCAGATATCGCCACTATTGAAAAAGGAATCGCCACACCGCCCACAGAATTAGCATTTACTGCCGGTAAAGCCGCGATCGCCGTTGGTGTTTATGTCCAACCCCAATATCGTCTGGATCGTTGGGCTGTGGCAGCAGAGAAAGCGATTGATAGCTTTCGGGCTGATTTACCCAAAGGGATACAGTTAGAAATTGTCTTTGATCAGAGTCGTTATGTGACTGCGCGGTTAAATAATCTCATCGGTAATTTGCTGTCTGGTGCTTTGATGCTGTTTGTGATTTGCATTATCATGATGGGCTGGCAACAGGCATTAGCTGTCCAGATGGCACTGCCGCTTTCAGTAGCGATCGCCCTAATTGTCATGGGATTATTGGGTATTCCCTTACATCAAATGTCGGTGACGGGGCTAATTGTGGCCTTGGGCATTCTGGTGGATAATGCGATTATTCTCGTGGATGAGATGAATATCCGCCTGAAAGCGGGAATGTCTTTAGAAACTGCCATCACAGAAACCGTGCAGTATCTCCGCGCTCCTTTGCTAGGGGGGACATTAACCACCGTATTCTCCTTTGCACCTATTGCCTTACTTCCCGGTGCAACTGGTGAATTTGTCGGGACAATTGGTTTAAATGTGATTGTGGCAGTGTTGGCTTCGCTGTTGGTGGCATTAACGATTTCGCCAGCGATTACCGCGAAAATTTATCAGTGGAATCATCGTCGCTCCCTCACTACCAAAGGAATGGGAAGATGGGGGGAATCAGGATTTTCTCATCCTGGACTGACGGCCTGGTATCGCCGTTCTTTGCAGTGGTCGTTGCGGTATCCCAAACGCGCGATCGCCTTGACGCTAATTTTTCCTGTATTGGGGTTTACCCTCATGACTACCTTAAGTTTACAATTCTTTCCCCCTGCGGATCGTGAACAGTTCATAGTGGAGTTAGAATTGCCTCCTGCCAGTTCTCTAACGCAAATTCAGCAGCTGACACAAGAGGTAGAAGCCAGCTTACGCAGCCATTCTGAAGTTCAACAAGTGTATTGGTTCTTGGGCAAGAGTGCGCCTAAAGTCTATTACAACCAACTCAATAATCGGGAGAACGAGAGCAGTTTTGCCGGGGCGATTGTGCAGATGAATGGCATTGCTGGCGATCGCTTTATTCGCCAATTGCAAACAGAATTTAACAGTGCCTTTCCGAATGCTCGTGCGTTGGTGCGGTTATTTGAACAGGGGCCACCTTTTGAAGCCCCGATTGAGTTACGAATTTACGGATCTGATGTTGCTCGCCTGCAACAATTGAGTGAGCAAGTCCGGGAAGTTTTGGCAGAAGTTCCCACCATTACCCACATTCGTACCCGTCTCAATGATGTGCTTCCTCAACTCGCCCTAGATATTGACGAACCAGAAGCGCGATCGCGAGGTTTAAGCCGTCTAGAAACTGCACGGCAATTGCAAATCATCACCGAAGGAGTAAACGGTGGCACGATTTTAGAAGATACCGAAGAAGTGCCTGTCCGAGTCCGCCTGAGTAATAGCGATCGCGCTGACTTGAGCCAATTGCAATCGGTGAATCTGCTCACGAGCGATCGCAACGGCTACATTCCCTTAGAAACCATTGGCAAACTGAGTTTAATCCCCAAAAATGCCGCCATCACTCGCAAAAATGGTCTGAGAGTCAGCACCGTCCAGGGCTATCTCACCGCCGGAACCTTACCTGCCAACGCTCTGGCTGATTTTCGCCAACGTTTACAAAACTCTTTCTCCCTACCCCAAGGCTATAACCTAGAATTTGGTGGTGAAGAAGAAGAACGTAACAGCGCCACTGGGGGACTACTCGGCTATGGCATCGTGCTAGGAATTGCCTTAGTGGTAACTCTGGTACTTTCGATGAATTCTTTCGCCCTAGCGGGTTTGATTGGTATCGTGGCGATTCTTGCCATTGGTTTAGGCGGATTATCGATTTGGCTGTTCGGCTATCCCTTTGGTTTTAATCCCATTATTGGTACTGTGGGACTGATTGGGGTGGCGGTGAATGATTCGATTACTGTTCTCACTGCTGTAAAGAGTGATCCCCTAGCCCAGAAGGGCGATTGCCAAGCTATAGTCGAAACCGTCATGCATACTACGCGCCATGTCCTGACAACCACATTCACCACAATGGCAGGTTTTATCCCCCTGATTCTCGGCGGCGGTGGATTTTGGCCTCCTTTAGCAGTGGTAATTGCCGGCGGTGTAGGTGGTGCAACCATTCTCGCCCTTTACTTTATTCCTAGTGCCTATTTATTGTTGCGACCATCGCGCGCAGCGTCAGTGAGGTAG